Proteins from a genomic interval of Pseudanabaena yagii GIHE-NHR1:
- a CDS encoding phytochelatin synthase family protein, translating into MKIVISIVIKAFILSWIFADGVFAQTLKLPSNLIPFNSSEGEKLLINSQFRNDYFPLSIHFITQKNQAYCGVASMVMVLNALNIAAPETPEYPSFHMFTQENFFNSDRTRKVSSASAISRRGMNLERLAQLLESYDVKVKIYHAGDIDISQFRQLVADNLKQPNNFVIVNYLRKSIGQETGGHISPIAAYDQSTDRFLILDVSRYKYPPVWVKAQELWQAIATVDLDGGKTRGFVLISR; encoded by the coding sequence ATGAAAATTGTTATAAGTATTGTAATTAAAGCATTTATTCTGAGTTGGATATTCGCAGATGGTGTATTTGCCCAAACCCTAAAACTACCGTCAAACTTGATTCCTTTTAACTCTAGCGAAGGTGAAAAACTATTAATTAATAGTCAGTTTAGAAATGACTATTTCCCCCTAAGCATTCATTTTATCACCCAAAAAAATCAAGCATATTGCGGTGTAGCTAGCATGGTAATGGTTCTCAATGCTCTAAATATTGCTGCGCCTGAAACTCCTGAATATCCAAGTTTTCATATGTTTACTCAAGAAAACTTTTTTAATAGCGATCGCACCCGTAAGGTTTCATCTGCTAGCGCTATTTCTAGACGAGGAATGAATTTAGAGAGGTTAGCTCAATTACTAGAAAGCTATGATGTCAAAGTCAAGATCTATCATGCTGGTGATATTGATATATCGCAATTTCGGCAGTTAGTTGCTGATAATTTAAAACAGCCCAATAATTTTGTGATTGTCAACTATTTGCGAAAATCGATTGGGCAAGAGACAGGAGGGCATATCTCGCCGATCGCTGCTTATGATCAATCAACGGATCGCTTTTTAATCCTTGATGTTTCGCGTTACAAGTATCCGCCTGTATGGGTCAAGGCTCAAGAGTTATGGCAGGCGATCGCTACTGTTGATCTTGATGGAGGTAAGACGCGCGGTTTTGTCTTAATCAGTCGATAA
- a CDS encoding peroxiredoxin-like family protein — protein sequence MQNTYEILSQTQRQRVSDGAIASIFDSCQSASRKLILVLPQLGDFDSLEYIWWIQRECDRIESEGIAIRAIGIGDRQSGEYFCKFTGFDPNWMFVDNTGELHRQLNLYAGLTTKFPLLTSGQSAWVNLMLMCAGIASQGTLKEVFRGYKGDRHAPQLIADDEVIKAAPLPPLKGSFFKWAGGSGFQRPFELATLRLRNMAEVLGNWNAYVPDASYMTQRGATFLFDANNQLIYEHRDRGILGFAANPSYPLSFLFPKETVVK from the coding sequence ATGCAGAATACTTACGAAATTCTTAGTCAAACTCAACGGCAACGGGTTAGTGATGGTGCGATCGCCTCAATATTTGATAGTTGTCAATCAGCATCACGCAAACTCATTTTAGTATTACCTCAGCTAGGCGATTTTGATAGTCTTGAATATATTTGGTGGATTCAAAGAGAATGCGATCGCATTGAATCAGAAGGAATCGCTATTAGAGCGATCGGCATAGGGGATCGCCAGTCAGGCGAATATTTCTGTAAGTTTACAGGTTTTGATCCTAATTGGATGTTTGTCGATAATACGGGAGAACTCCATCGGCAGTTAAATCTCTATGCGGGACTGACGACGAAGTTTCCCTTACTTACATCAGGGCAAAGTGCATGGGTTAATCTCATGTTGATGTGTGCAGGAATTGCGAGCCAAGGCACATTAAAGGAAGTCTTTCGTGGCTATAAAGGCGATCGCCATGCGCCACAGTTAATCGCTGATGATGAGGTTATCAAGGCTGCACCATTACCGCCATTAAAGGGTTCTTTCTTTAAATGGGCGGGTGGCTCTGGGTTTCAGCGTCCCTTTGAGCTTGCCACATTGCGATTGCGAAATATGGCAGAAGTTTTAGGTAATTGGAATGCCTATGTTCCTGATGCTTCATATATGACGCAGCGTGGCGCGACATTCCTATTTGATGCCAATAATCAATTGATTTACGAACATCGCGATCGCGGCATTCTCGGATTTGCCGCTAATCCTAGTTACCCCCTGTCATTTCTATTTCCGAAAGAAACAGTAGTTAAGTAG
- a CDS encoding NAD-dependent epimerase/dehydratase family protein, giving the protein MPKKVFITGASGCVGHYLIEELLAKTDYELYLLVRDRRKLQIDLRDRPNVHVIEDSMQNIGNHKELLRTMEFVVSTAAGWGGEEAFIVNRDKTIELFSSLDPLVCERAIYFSTASILDSHNQIIPEAGEFGTDYIASKHACLETLENSIIRDRLITVFPTLVFGGAKDKPYSHLSKGLKDILKYVPYARFLKTDGSFHFVHASDIAQVVTHLLTVPSVPPSPARLVLGMQRLTAQDLVAQFCEFLNLKVGWQFELTPFLVDTIIKLFRIEVAAWDRFCIAQRHFTYDVVSPETFGLVSKYPRLANLLAEVQ; this is encoded by the coding sequence ATGCCGAAAAAAGTCTTTATTACAGGTGCGAGTGGTTGTGTTGGTCATTATTTGATCGAGGAGCTTTTAGCAAAAACTGATTACGAACTATATCTATTGGTGCGCGATCGCCGTAAGTTACAGATCGATCTTCGCGATCGCCCTAATGTGCATGTCATCGAGGACTCGATGCAGAATATTGGTAATCATAAAGAGTTACTCCGCACGATGGAATTTGTGGTCAGTACTGCCGCAGGCTGGGGGGGAGAAGAAGCATTTATCGTTAATCGTGATAAAACCATCGAGTTGTTTTCCTCTCTTGACCCACTGGTATGTGAACGGGCGATCTATTTCTCAACAGCAAGCATTCTTGATTCCCATAATCAAATTATTCCCGAAGCAGGAGAATTTGGCACAGATTACATTGCATCTAAACATGCTTGTTTAGAGACCTTAGAGAATTCGATAATTCGCGATCGCCTGATTACTGTATTTCCCACCCTCGTGTTTGGTGGAGCCAAGGATAAGCCCTATTCCCACCTTTCTAAGGGATTAAAAGATATTCTCAAATATGTTCCCTATGCCAGATTCCTGAAAACCGATGGTAGCTTCCATTTTGTCCATGCCAGCGATATTGCTCAAGTTGTGACCCATTTGCTAACAGTGCCATCAGTTCCCCCATCACCCGCCCGCTTAGTTTTGGGAATGCAGCGTTTAACTGCTCAAGATTTAGTGGCTCAGTTCTGTGAATTTTTAAATTTAAAAGTTGGTTGGCAATTTGAACTCACTCCTTTTCTGGTTGATACGATTATCAAATTATTCAGAATCGAAGTTGCTGCTTGGGATCGCTTCTGCATTGCCCAGCGCCATTTTACCTATGATGTGGTTTCACCTGAAACCTTTGGCTTAGTTTCCAAATATCCGCGCCTAGCCAATTTACTAGCAGAGGTTCAGTGA
- a CDS encoding type IV pilin-like G/H family protein — translation MQYSLHKTRLQRWFTKLTLALTLTIGVNTSALIMLHHNLADLEHQAIAAEPTELPNEARQLIGKWQLTTLGSDTDSLTVLFTPDGNLYLINPSKKTAVKAEYQVNSENGQVYLDVFQGSFGSRATFSINSRGQLILQQIFMPAIMQQMYYGSSTTNIVGNLLMPNILLLKRISNDTKLDAELTFPESVPLSYLAWQSEARAYISVMNRGHQAFFTEKGYFTNKLGDLELGIKDESENYKYQVVVLDAKKAVQHIALAKKDSLKSYIGLVYTTRLVPYSQEVLTVELLCESQKPTRQPPPRFKLAAKPICPDGYVAFSRK, via the coding sequence ATGCAATATTCTCTACATAAAACTCGATTACAGCGATGGTTCACTAAGTTAACCCTTGCTCTAACCCTAACAATTGGGGTAAATACTTCAGCATTGATAATGCTACATCACAATTTGGCAGATCTCGAGCATCAGGCGATCGCGGCGGAACCGACAGAATTACCGAATGAAGCCCGACAATTAATCGGCAAATGGCAACTAACAACTTTAGGTAGTGATACAGATTCTCTCACTGTCTTATTTACACCCGACGGCAACCTTTATCTAATTAATCCCAGCAAAAAGACCGCAGTCAAAGCAGAATATCAAGTTAATTCTGAAAATGGACAAGTCTATCTGGACGTTTTTCAGGGTAGTTTTGGTTCGAGAGCGACTTTCTCAATTAACTCAAGGGGACAACTGATCCTTCAGCAGATATTTATGCCTGCAATCATGCAGCAAATGTACTACGGCTCCAGTACAACCAACATTGTCGGCAACCTATTGATGCCTAATATCCTTTTATTAAAGCGGATATCCAATGATACGAAACTGGATGCTGAACTTACTTTCCCTGAGTCTGTCCCTCTTTCATATCTGGCATGGCAAAGTGAAGCAAGAGCCTATATATCAGTTATGAATCGAGGTCATCAGGCTTTCTTTACAGAAAAGGGATATTTTACTAACAAACTGGGGGATCTAGAGCTAGGTATCAAAGATGAGTCAGAAAACTATAAATATCAAGTTGTGGTTTTAGATGCTAAAAAGGCAGTACAGCATATAGCCTTAGCTAAAAAAGATTCTTTGAAATCATATATCGGTTTGGTTTATACAACTAGACTGGTTCCTTATTCTCAGGAGGTACTAACTGTTGAGCTACTCTGTGAGAGTCAGAAGCCAACTCGCCAACCACCACCAAGATTCAAGCTCGCTGCTAAACCAATATGTCCTGATGGATATGTTGCTTTTTCCCGTAAGTAA